The nucleotide sequence CAAGATTTCATCCCGGGAGGGATTCCAGATGGTAGCCGTCGGTAAGCGATCGCGCCACCGACGGACATGCCCCCACGCCACCACTCTCCATCCCGCCGTGGCCGATGGCCACGGCGGGATGGAGAGTGTTTTTTGGGACGCTCGTTTTCCGGGGGTACGCTGCGACGCAGCAACCCCCGGCTACCATCTGACATCCCTCCCGGGATGAAGCAACCACGCTTGCCAAGACATTTCAGATACCGAAAGACTCCTGCCGACCTGTTGAGGGTGAAGCAGGTACGCAGGAATGATTGGGTTTCCCCGTGTGAGCCGTTTGGGCGTTAGCCCCGGTTGGACGTGGATGCAACCACGCTTGCCAAGTCATTTCAAATGCCGAAAGACTCCTGTCGACCTGTTGAGGGTGAAGCAGGTACGCAGGAATGATTGGGTTTCACCTTGTGAGCCGTTTGGGCGTTAGCCCCGGTTTTGCGTGGGAACCGTGGCTAACGCCAAACGGCTCACATACCCGATGACACCTGCGTACCTGCTTAAAATAAGCCGGCCTTCACCGACATCGGCCTTTCGTTCCATCCACCAACGAGCCAGCACCTTGCTAGACGACTTCGATCTTTTCGGCGATGTGAGCGGATCCGACAGTTCCATTGGCTGTGGAGGGCTGATATTCACATTCGCCCTCGCTGCTCTCCTGTTCATCATCGTTTCGGTTTGGATGTCGTGAGAGCATTTCCTTCTTGCGGAGTCGCATCAGCCCAGGCGGATTCCGATTCCCCCAGATCCGCGTCGGTCAAACACACCTCCGCGTCCAAACCCACGTGATCTCGCCCGCCCCGGTGTCGGCCACCGGAGCAGTGAAGCGGACCGTCGAAAGCCGACTCGTTCCACCTGACTGACGGAAAATCGAACACAAGGCCTGACCCTTGCGAGGCCTTCCTCACCATCGCAAGCGATTTCCAGAAGCCACCAGCAGCAGCCTGCGAGTGTTGCCCATCACTTCCAACGATTACCGTGCCCGCAAGACAATGGAAGTGATGAGTGGCAAGCCATCCAATGACCTTTGGCTGATGATGAACGATTCGAAATTGAATCCATTGACCTTTTCACCGGTGATGTCGCACTCGATCACGCAGGCGTCACCGGCCCGTTACTGCACATTCCCGCCGACACGGTGGAAGCTCTGTAGCAACCTACCCACTGTTAGCTTCGCGAGCGTTGGCGGTCACGGAGGCGGTCACGGAGGCGGATTCGGTTCCGCACGAGATTGAACAGTCGCGGCTCGTCGGCTTCCAGAGTGACCGTGACGGCAAAGTTCTGCATTATGAACGATTCGGGTGCCCAGCGTCTATCGCAGCGAACGATCAGGTAGTAGCTGTCACCGTATTCGGCTTTCGATTTCATGAACTCCCAAGACGATCGTTGCAGCGTGCTCGACGCGAGTACTTTGGAGCTCGGCTGTAAGTTGCATTTGGCAGAACCTTGAAACGCGCCCTGTGGCTTCTCGCCGGTTCTTCCATAGTACGCTCGCTCCTGTTCTTCTAAGGCACGATAGGCGTTCTCTATTTCATCGACCGACTTGCCTCGAATGAGTGCGTATTGCATCCGCACGCCAAGGTACTCTGCCCTTCGACGGCGAACGGGTGGATCGAACGCTAAAGATACGGTGATTCGTTTTTTGCCGTTCGCATCTCTGAATTCGTCAAAAATCGGTACCTCGAAGATGGCGAAGGTGTCGATTGGGATTGCACCTTGGTAGTACATCGTGGGGCGACGATCGCCAGATTGAAGTGCAAAGTCGTCGTCGATCTTCCCGTAGCCACAGACTTTCCGTATGCCTTCTTTGCCATGTCTGGGTGCGATCAGGTCTTGAGCTGGCATTGGCACGGTCGCAGAGGCCGCGAGAATCGAACGAACCAAATTTGCTTGTGGCTCCTCGCCAAGTTCGTCACGCAATTTGTGCCAAACGGCTGCCGCAGTTCTGGCCACGAGCGGTGCGGCCATGCTGGTGCCGTTATCAAATGCAAAAAGCTGTTTGGTTGGTTCGTTGCTCAACGACATGACTGACATGCCACGTTCAACATCGACTTGCTTGGAGCCAGCGAAGCCACGAAAGCTCAGGTTGCCAGCTGAGGCGACAAATTCAGGCTTGATGGCGTCGTTGATTCCTAGACCGATGCGAGTAAGAGGTGCGGGTTGGTGGGGACGCGCGATGCCCAGATTGATGTCGTTTTTTCCCGCTCCCCGAAGAACCTCGGGTGCATCGTGCTCGGCGATGCCGCCCACGGTGATTGGGATAGCTGCCGTTGCGGGTTCGGTCAAGCCACACTCGTCACGAAACAAATATTCGGGATAGGTCGTGAGGATCGCTTCCGCCTCTTCGGGTGAAAAGCCAAAACCAAGGTCGTGATTCCCTGCCGAAATAACCAGCAGCACGTTGAATTCTCGAGCAAGAATGTCGAGACATTCAGCCCAAATACTCTGGCGGTCGCTATTTTGCTTCCAAGCGCTATCACCCCCGAGCGACATGTTGAACACACGGCATCGGTACGGATCTCGGGTGAAGACTTCAATGGCTCGACGCATTTGATGGATGATGAGTTCCTCATCATCGAATCGGTTTTCGTCGTTGAGTACGCGTGCGCTATAGAGGGTAACTGGTGAAGCGAAGGAACCGTCTTCGTAGCAACCAAGAACGCTTCCAAAAACCGCAAGTCCACCCACCATGGTTCCATGTCCGTTTTGATCCGTTGCTGTTTCTGTCGTCGTTAAGATTGACTCAGCGTGGCCGATGTTGTTGGCAATCAGTGGATGATTCGTTGCGATCCCACTATCGACCACGCAGACGCTTGGGCCGTCGACAGGTGGTCGTGGAGTCGCCGGGAAGTCTCTTTCGGTTGCCCGCCTTGCTTGTTGAATATCGAAACTCGGTTGCGTCGGCAGTTCGATCTCGCCAACAATGTCCAGGTCGAGTAGACGACTGAGAGTTGCCCCTTTAACGCTAATCCGCGCGAGGCAGATCAACTGCCCGATAAACGTATCGCAGACACGATCGTTGGGATCGTTACTTGATTGAATCGCAAGCTTAAGTTCCACGGTGGCCGCGCGTGCCAGTTCGACAGACCCGCGATGCCAAAGCTCGACGTCAACTACATAGCATTTATCCGAGTCGATGGCTTCGCCGCTTAATCCAATCGCGTCAGCCAGTCGTTTTGTGATGCGGTCTTCACGATTCCAAAGTCGCATCTGCTCGATTTGGATGTATTCGATAGCGTCAAAACCAGTCGATTTATATGGCTGGCCTGTTTTCGGATTTGTTGCAGGGCCTTGTTCGTAACCGTCAAGGACTTCGCGGAAACTGGTCAGATCCAATTCATCTCGGAAGGCGATAATTGCGTTGTCGGCTTCGATCGAAACCACGGAAATGCCGGCACCTTCGAGCAGTTCCTTCATCTGCAATGGTGGAGCGGATTTCACCAATGGAACGCGAAACACCAGGTGCGGCTGAACTGCCGAGGGTGGTGCGGGGCGGCGATTGAGTTGCCCTTCCATTTCGTCGAGACGTTGACGCACCTCGCTACCGAAGTGCGCTCGACTGCCTCGATCAGGTGGTGGTGCTGGCGGGGCAGGTCGTTTTCTACGATCTGGATTGACCGCCTCCGCCACAAGCTGAAGGTGCGGGTACCGCTGATCGCTTTCTACATGAGGCATGTTATTGAGATCGTCGGGATCGCTTGGCTGTAGTTGTCTCGACTGCTGAATCGCCCATTTGCGTGATGCCGATGCGTTTCTCTTGACGCTCGATTGCAGAGGTTAAAACGGACGGCGTCACCTGACCTCGTTCGTTCATCACCACGTCCTTGATGGCATCCGATGCAAGACGTTCGATATCGGCATGGGACATTCCAACGAGCCGTTTCGAAATTGATTTAATACGCACCGATTTACTAAGCGTCACTTGTCGGAAGTAGCGGCAAAGCAGAGTTTCAATTTCGTCAGGGCTCGGTTTGTCGAACAGAAGTATATCGTCGAACCGACGCCAGAGAGCAGGGTCGATTAGCCCCTGATGATTGGTTGCCGCCAGGGTCAATGTTTCGGAATGAAAGCTATCCAACATTTGCAGAAACGAATTGACGACTCGCTTGAGTTCACCGTGTTCGTCCATCGCGGTGCGTTCTTTTCCAATTGCATCGAATTCGTCAAAGAACAAAAGCACTGGTCGAACTCGAGCGTAATCAAAGACCTTACGCAGATTGGCGGCTGTCTCTCCAAGATACGACGAAACAACAGCGTCGAAACGGACAGTGGCGAGTGGCAAATAGAGTGCGTTGGCAAGTGCGGCAGCGGCTACCGTTTTGCCACAACCAGGAGGTCCGCAAAAGAGCAACTTGCTAGCTGGCTTCATGCCGTGCGAACGCAACAGCTCGGAGCTTCGTCTCTCTCGAATGATCCGGTCCACACCGCGTTGCAACTCGGGCGAAAGGATCAATTCGTCAAGATCCGTAACGGGCTGCGATAGTTCAATCAGATTTGCATTCTTGTCGCTGTCCTTCGGCATATTGCCGTTGTTGGTACTGAGTGTCGCGAAAAACGTTTTTGAAGGGGATTGCCCATTGCCGCGTTCCAGGATCTTCTCCAGTTCATTCGCAAAGACACTGTGATTGAGTCGACGCTCCTCTCTCACCACATCCCACGCAGCATCCCTGAAACCGTTTTCGTCGCCACGAAAGTGGGCGAGAAGAAGTTTCTGAATCGCTTCAGAGCTTTGGCTCATCGTTGGATGGGGAGCGTGGCGTTTCAATTGCATTCTCGGGAGGAATTTCTAGCGTATGTTAGCAGTTTACTGGCATTGGGTCACGATCAGGTTGGCTTGACATTTGCACCAATAATGGACTTCTGTGGATGCCAAAAGTCTCCTTTTTTGCGTCTATCCCGTGAAGCAACGCGATGAGGATGCGCGAGTAATGGCTTCAGCATAACGAGGGTGTTTGACTCGTTTGGTTGTCCCGTCATACGAGTTTCTCGTTTTGGGCGATGATTACTGGCGGGAGCCAGCGGTGGTATTCGCCACAGAGAACGAGAAGTTGCGGGGATGGGAGGGATTTCAATGCGAACCGACGTTGCTTCTTCTC is from Rhodopirellula islandica and encodes:
- a CDS encoding S8 family peptidase gives rise to the protein MRQRLDEMEGQLNRRPAPPSAVQPHLVFRVPLVKSAPPLQMKELLEGAGISVVSIEADNAIIAFRDELDLTSFREVLDGYEQGPATNPKTGQPYKSTGFDAIEYIQIEQMRLWNREDRITKRLADAIGLSGEAIDSDKCYVVDVELWHRGSVELARAATVELKLAIQSSNDPNDRVCDTFIGQLICLARISVKGATLSRLLDLDIVGEIELPTQPSFDIQQARRATERDFPATPRPPVDGPSVCVVDSGIATNHPLIANNIGHAESILTTTETATDQNGHGTMVGGLAVFGSVLGCYEDGSFASPVTLYSARVLNDENRFDDEELIIHQMRRAIEVFTRDPYRCRVFNMSLGGDSAWKQNSDRQSIWAECLDILAREFNVLLVISAGNHDLGFGFSPEEAEAILTTYPEYLFRDECGLTEPATAAIPITVGGIAEHDAPEVLRGAGKNDINLGIARPHQPAPLTRIGLGINDAIKPEFVASAGNLSFRGFAGSKQVDVERGMSVMSLSNEPTKQLFAFDNGTSMAAPLVARTAAAVWHKLRDELGEEPQANLVRSILAASATVPMPAQDLIAPRHGKEGIRKVCGYGKIDDDFALQSGDRRPTMYYQGAIPIDTFAIFEVPIFDEFRDANGKKRITVSLAFDPPVRRRRAEYLGVRMQYALIRGKSVDEIENAYRALEEQERAYYGRTGEKPQGAFQGSAKCNLQPSSKVLASSTLQRSSWEFMKSKAEYGDSYYLIVRCDRRWAPESFIMQNFAVTVTLEADEPRLFNLVRNRIRLRDRLRDRQRSRS
- a CDS encoding AAA family ATPase, with the protein product MQLKRHAPHPTMSQSSEAIQKLLLAHFRGDENGFRDAAWDVVREERRLNHSVFANELEKILERGNGQSPSKTFFATLSTNNGNMPKDSDKNANLIELSQPVTDLDELILSPELQRGVDRIIRERRSSELLRSHGMKPASKLLFCGPPGCGKTVAAAALANALYLPLATVRFDAVVSSYLGETAANLRKVFDYARVRPVLLFFDEFDAIGKERTAMDEHGELKRVVNSFLQMLDSFHSETLTLAATNHQGLIDPALWRRFDDILLFDKPSPDEIETLLCRYFRQVTLSKSVRIKSISKRLVGMSHADIERLASDAIKDVVMNERGQVTPSVLTSAIERQEKRIGITQMGDSAVETTTAKRSRRSQ